The genomic stretch ataGTAAAGGGCATTTATAATTTCTCCTGAGTCTGGAATTGTAAATTGACCAACTTTTTAGATGTTAAAATTGTTAAGTGCAGCTTTTGGTGTGGTCTGTCCCTTGTTCATTTTTTATGGAGAGTTTGTATCCCTTTTTTTCACAGGAGATCTATTAGAGCAGCCATTCATCTCACATTAAAATGTTACAGCTGGTGTACAAAAGAATATTCTTCTGTTATCTTTCATCTTACCCTCTTTTAGATCTGTCACTAACGCTCCCTGCCTTTGATGTATGCAGAGTGTTTCCTGCTGACAGCTGCCACGACAATTTGACAAAATTATACTTACTTTAATGTTATacttactttattattattattattattgctgtttgttggttttgttcacTTAAGGAGTCTTATATATCAGAATCATGAACTTTCTGGGCAGGAGCCTCCTGTGACTGATGTTTTTGCATTGTACTACACTATAAAGTGCAGTGGGGTTTTGAGAGTGGGACCTCTGTCTGATGCTGTTACACAAGTGAGCGACTCTTCTAACTGAGAATAGTATAAAGTTAGTGATAACTGGTAGTATTTTTGAGACATCAGTCATTTTTCTAAAGTTATGAGCTGTTGCTTAACTCTGTTTTTCAAACCCTAGCCTGCTGAAGTCAacgggagttttgccactgacatcATTTTGTTTTGGATGGAAACTCTTGAGGGCGTGTGCTGTTGCTTTGCAAGCAAAAGCCATAGCACGTGCTTTTACAGAACAACTCCAAAGTCCATCTTAATCACGTCTATGATAGAACATCTGCTAGTATTTAATCTGTTTGTAGAACACAACACGAGATATTACCTGTATTTCTACAATGCTAGAATTTTCCGGTATGTAACTTTATCATTTACATGCCATTAATTTGTGAAACAGAACACAAAGAAACAAGGAATCCCTTGCatgtaaatgaaagaaagcaagtatATTTTTGTATTGTGTATAATAATTTTTCCTGGTCATGTTTTATTTCCAGTTCAACTTGGTTCAAGTCATTGTAATTAATGGATTAAGGCGGTGGGTTCCATACAGCGAGGCAGAATGCCTGGACTCTCTAAACTCTGACTTTCAGGGAGCTGAGCTTCTCTGAAGGCTAGCAGTCAGCAGCACAAGAAAATGATATGTCTGCTGAATATAACAGACCTGTTTGAATTCTGCCTCACTACCTGTTAGCTCTTttacctaggaaaaaaaatgtttccgcGGATAAAACATAAAAAGATCTGCCTGATGTGTAATTGTCTGGGTTTTCTGTATAtgtgctttttcttatttattttcagtttactaTGCGCATGATAAACTGGATGATTTCGTCAGTACCATTAACAGCCATCTACAGCCTTTGTTTATGCAGATCCGGAAAGGAATGTCGGAAAGCGATGGGAGAGCACATTATGCTTTAGTAAGTACGTGATGTGTTGCTATCCTGTGGTTTGGCTTCTCACGACCAGTGCAGATAGCAGAGGGAGCCTCCCATGTCTCCCGCTTAAAACTAACCTTTGAATAACGTGCCAATAAAAGCTTTGCACACCTTCCGATTGTAAATGGGCAAAACAATCCAGCTCTACCTGTGCGTAATAAACATAAGACTGCCCTAAGCGCCATCTTTGGATGTTAGAAAGATTGAGGTACCGAGGGTCGTTTTCCTACAGTCTATCTATAATAGAACTACTAttcagagaaaagggagagactCTAGAACTGAAGGCTGCATGTGCCAGCAGGCTTCTTACTCTTAGCAGTGTCTGCATGGTTTATGCAGGGCTGTTCCCCTCTTACGCTGGCAGCTGCTGTAGAAGCCGCTTGTAGAACAGGGAAGTGGGAGGATAAACTGCCAACAGCCTAGGTGCGTGGAAATGGAACATGGCAGCAAGGACTACAGCAGCATCTGATTTATTTAGCATAAACATTGCTTAAGTGCTGAAATGAGATTTCCTTCACAGGAAACTTTCTTTCTCAAGAGGAATTTTTAAGCTAGAAAACATGGAGAGCCCTCCaactttagttttctttttctctgactcAAAAATCAACCTAGCATAAAAGGGTTGCTAAGGAATGGCCTATAAAAAGTTTCCCTAGATGCTCTGAAATGTGCATGTCGGAGGGAAGGTTATATAGTAATTTCAAAAGACGATACAGGTGGTATTCTAACATTAGCTGCTGCTTTTAACCTTTCTGTGTCATTTTGTCATGTGTCATATCATAAGTTGAGCTAATGATAAACAGCAGTAGCATGTGCAATAAGAATATGAAATATCAGtaactgtttttcagtgaaacaaaaatgtgtattATAACATAGTTACTGCTACTGTCCAGCACAGTATCCTGGTGTAATATATTAGTTCTACTATATAGAACTGATACTCTATATTAGTTCTATAGCGGGGAGGTGGGATTGTTTAAGAGCTTGGACTGGGCAGAGGCAGCTGTGGAGAACATATGGCTGGAAGATCAGGGGTTGTAAAGAAAGGACTCGAGTGCCATCTTTAAGGAACAGCCTCTTTCATGCCACTTaaagaaatgacatttctgtTAATTGTAAGAGGATGTATTCCTTAGCCCAGAGGATCTTTTACAATTTATGGTGTAGAAATACAGCTTTAGTTTAAGTATTATAAACTCAGTTTAAGTATTATCTTTTTTGTAGGTGAATTTGGCAGAAACTGAAATAACTAAAATGGCATCTGActatacagaaaatgaattagaATTGTTCAGAAAAACAGTAAGTATGTCAGTTATTAGTTAGTAAATCACATTATTTGTGAAGGTACCATCTttgaatggaaatggaaatgaatggAGGTGTGGTTCAGGAACCTAAGTTCATCCCAAATTGAATGGGGGGGCAGGGACGGGAGTATATGCAAGTAATGACTCCCTGTTGCAAGTCAGTTGTCGGTAAACTGAAATCGGCAATAGGGGAGTGCTCCTTGGCGTTAGTGACTTGACATATCTGCTTTTAGttaaacaaacaactttttttggGATTTTCAGTTGTGATACTGAATTTTTCACTGGCTTCAGTAGTCTAGTAATACACAGTAGATTTTAATGCTCATAACATACAAGTTGGAGTTGCTGATTTCAATAGAAACATTTGTCTATTGTTACAGCTTAGCCAATTAATTCTGCATTTAATAAATAGTCAGaatgttgctttttaaacaagaaaacatacacttgagaattttttaaagttcCAGATGGAACTATTGGGCTGAGATTCCAGGACATTTGATGTCTAATTTATTATCAACAATCATTCATGTGAGTTGTGATCATAGCTATGTATCTTGCATGTTTTAGTGAATTGTTTTAGTGTCTTGAACTTTGAGGCCTTAATTTCTCCAGCTActagacttttaaaatttttttttttgcacactcattaaaataaaattttctgtataaACCGGAAGGAGAGGTGTATTGACTATTCTGTGACAGCTGCAAAAGTCTAATCTACATGGCTGGTACCCAGAGatttccctgccctcccccattATTGGTGAAGCACCTGTACAGCCGTGTCGGCACCACAGAGATGGCATTGTGGTGGCGCGTATTACTAATGGCATAAAAACTCTGCATGCTGCTCTGTGATAATAAGCAGCAGGAATGTTTCCAATGAGAGATTCTCTGAAGATTGGCAATACTGCTACAACCTTCAAGTGCCAGGTAGGTTCAGCAGTACTGATGCCTCCAGAGTGGACAAACTTACTTTAGTAGCAAGAGATTTTTCCTCAAAAGAACCTGGACAAAGAGCAGATAAAAAGAAACAGACCTGTCACCCCTGAGCATGCTCCAGCGTCCCTGAATGCAGCTTCACTTAGGCAGCGCTGTACAGTTCTATTTGTGGAAATGGTTTCTTGGCAAAGATTAAAACTGTCAAGGTAACAATGATTGTTGCAGCTTTTGGCCTTTGTTTTATAGTTCTGGGTCAAGCCGTATGCTGTAGTGTCTTTCGTATGTACGGATGCTAAAAAAGTGGCACATTACTATAAGGTGTGTCTATCTAATTGcgtggatttttttaatagttgaaaatgtttctttctgtagATGGACCTAATCATTTTATCAGAAAATGGCTTTGCCTCTTCTACAGATATTTTAAACTTGGCTGACCAActtaagacaaagaaaatgaagaaaaaggaagtggaaCAAGTGCTGAAAGTTTTTGTGGAGGATAAGTGGCTTTCTGAGGTAACTGCTGTACCTTTTCAagtgttcattttttaatagaTCCAGCTATTATTTTCTTATGGATGTGATGGCTGGAACTGGAGATGTTCTTTAATGAATGATGGCAAAAATGGTTTTGTGGGGCCTGTGCTTATTGCTGCTCCAGCGATTTTTGCAGAAAAGGCAGTATATTTACAAGGAGAAAGTCCTTGGGTAGCTCTGTACGGGACAACATTGTTTCAATTTCTTGTACCTGAGCTAGGTGGGCACGTGTGTACAGCCCTGCATTGCGACATACAGACATCCTTTGTACACAACAGCATGGCATACTTAAACGTGGAACAAGAGCTGGGGAAAGCTCTTCGGGGTGATCAATGCTGATAGTTAAATTTAGAATATCCTGAAAAGCAGTGAGGCCAAACATGTTGAAAACTCCTGTACCAGAAATGCATGGGCCACTGTGCAcatttttaaatctcctttaCTTCATGAGGGAGAAATTGAGATTAGCTTACCATGTGGACACTGCCGTTGCTTGCCAAGACAAGTGAGACCTCAATCCCTTTTCTCCTGGATTCATTGCATCATAGATCTCCAGCCTGCTGCCACACATTTACTTACGTTAGACTGATTTAGCAGAGATTTTTCCAAGATACCTCAAGCAGTAAATACCTAGATTTTACTGAAAGCCAGTAGAATTTCCACTAATGTGCAAATGGAGGGTCCCAAAACTGCATGTCTTTGTTAAGGAGAGCATTGGTCATCTGTACCTTCCAaggactagatttctgttaaagGTGTGAGATCTTTATTCTGATCCTCTAAACAAAGTAATTCTGCTACTTCAAAAGTGTTTTGGCTTTGCATTATATCGGTGTCAGCATGTTTATTTCACGATGGCAGTAAAAAGTGCATGTCGAATGCTTGCTAGCAGGTGGTAGAAAGtcaaaaaaggtaaaaggaattAAATTCCTCGTCTCGCCACTTGTTTCCTTAGAGAAATGGAGAATATACTCTGCACACTCGCTGCATAATTGAGATGGAGCAATACATTCTCAGCAACTACCAAGATATGGCAAGGAAATGTAACATCTGTCACAGCCTTGTCATCCAGGTAACATTTGTTTTATTACCTCAGTAGGCATCTGCCGATGTACTTATGTGGTCATAGCTGAAGTCTGTGATACTTTCCTTTGAGTATTAGACAGGCACTGAAAAATTCTGGTCTTGTATTCTTGTAATGGTGCCCATGTATATAaagaaaatccctttttttttttttttcccccagcgtaggtattttatcttctgtctttGGAAAAAGACTTGGAGCAGTATGTCCAAGTATAAACTTGGAGAAAGCAAATTCACCCAATGAGGAACATTATTGTGCTGTCTTGCTTTCCAAAGCCAGCAGGCTAGAGATGAACCTCTTATCCTTAAATAGGCGTAACAGTTAAGTGTTAGCTATGTTATCTTTGGACCTTACAAAGAGCAGTCTTCATGTGACACACGGTCATCTTTGGTCCTGGGATTTTGGTTCAGGAATTGCTTGTGTCTTGGACTTCAGAATGAACGTGTATGCTTATGTATAGCACGCTAAAGCACTGTATTTTGATAGCTCGTAAGTTACCAGTTTAGTCTTGCGTAAGTGGTTACAGCCTGAACTCCTATTCCAAAACTGCTGCGTTCTCTTGCTCCTTGACCCTGCATCTTCTCATCTTCCCAACTAACATGCTTCCACGTTACTTTTTCCATCCCAATTGGTCTCCCTTATTGCACCCAAATAGCTCAGTGTTGTTTGTCTTTCAAGCTAAATTTTATCCATGCAGGGAAACGGTACCTCCTTTTATCATTTACCAGCTTTGACTTTCGAGTATCCACCAACTGTACTGTGTGAACCACTCTTTGGAAGAAAGCATTGCATACCCGCTGCCCTTTATAACAACATTATGTTAAACTGAAGGACAGGTTAGAAAGATTTTTTAATCAACACTTCTGATTTCAGAGCCAAGTATGTGAATCCTGTGGAATTGGAATGCATTTACCTTGTGTCAGAAAGTACTTTAGAGCTCAGACTGAACCACGCTGTCCGCAGTGTAATGATTTCTGGTCTTGTGACATTCCAGGTACCAAGcaacctattttaaaaaaactgagtGTAATAATTCTGTGATATTCAGTGGCACTGCCTGTATTATTTGTAACTGTAGTTGAAGTTATCCCTGATTTCAGTTGTATGTTTCAGACAGTAAACCATACATGGGCAACACTGAGCCCTGAAAGGGCAAGGATTATGCCTTATGGTCACTAGCAGATCCTGAGCACATTGTTTCTAAGAACATTAAAGTGTGTGGGGGGAGTAGGCGACAGACACAACACATAACACTAAAACTTCTGGAAATACTGAGCTTCTAAGAAGAGCACAGTCTCTTTGGAATTCCTCTATTTAGCCAGGGAAATTGGACATTCTGAACAGGAACACAGGAATAcgtaaggcattttaaaaatctggaggTTATACAATATCATCCTTTTTTGTGTGTCATTCATTAACCTTCCGTTTGATTTCTTTACAGGTATGAGTCGGATAGACTCCCAGTCACCATCAAAAacagggagagcagagaagagcTTCACTCTCAGCACTAGACGATGCTAGTAAAACTTGCTTTCAGTGACATCTTTTTTCCCCGCTCTTGCAGAACAGCCAGACTGTACTGTATTCATTAGTAACAGCACATTGCTCAGTgtacttattttttcctgaagttttaaGAATCTTACAATAAAACTATCATTGACCTTCCTGTTCTTCTTCTTCACAGTTATGCCTGCACAGCTTTCTTGGAGGCTGTTTCGTGTACGTAGTTCTCCATATTGTTGGGTTGGGACTCTCGGTGCATGTTTGGGAATGAAAGATGCAAATGCTTTTAGTCAGTCTTGCAAGTTGATCTATGCAGGTGAACTATTAAAAGAAGCCCTTCTCGGCAACAGCGTTCCCTATTTGTACAGTTTCAGCTgcacaactgaaaatgaaacctATAACTAGCACCGCAGGGCTTCAAGTAGGTGAAAAATCAATGTGGCACTTGTGGTCTCCTCACTAAGAAGGCTGGCTGAATATCGGACCTAGGGCTAGAGTCTGAACACTTTCACTTGGCACTGTTGCTTGGTTTTTGTCCCTTCTTTAGATGCAGAAGAGTTCATCTGACATAAGGCTAGGTCATGAGCAGCTACGCTCAGTAAGAGAGGGAATATTCCCACAGTCAAAACGATTGGGAAGGAGTAGGACAAGACTTTTGGGGCAATGGCAGCTTATGTCTGCAAAGTGTTGAAAAAACTACATCTTCAGATTCTTTTTAGTTTTTAGTATTAGCACTTCCAGTTTTATGTAAGGATGCTCTTTCCTTTAAGAGCAACTTGAGAAAAAGACAAGGGCTAGATATTGCCAGGTACCAGAATGGAATGGCAGTGTATCTTTCCGTAGTAGAAATGTGTGATGCTGCAGAAGGCAGAGTGTCAGCAGTTCAGCTGATGGTTAATCAAAGTATGATTAAGCTTCAGTTTATTTAACTGCAGATAAACTATGGATTAACTACAATTAATTGTTCCTAGGCCTTAACACTAGTAACTTTTTCCGTATAGGAgagtcctggtttcagctgagatagatagagttaattttctttatagtggctggtatggggctatgttttggatttgtgctgaaaacagtgttgataacacagagatgttttagttgttactaagtaATGTTTGCcctcgtcaaggacttttcagcttcccatgctctggcaggtgcacaagaagttgggaagggacacagccaggacagttgatccaaactgaccaaagggctatcccataccatacggtgtcatgctcagtatataaagctggggaagaagaaggaaggggggatgttcggagcgatggcatttgtcttcccaagtaactgttgcccgtgatggagccctgctttcctggagatggctgaacagctgcctgcccatgggaaggagcgaaggaattccttggtttgctttccTTGCGTGCGCGGcatttgctttacctattaaactgtctttatctcaacccatgggttttctcacttttattcttttgattctctcccccatcccactggggcggagtgagcaagtggctgtgtggtgcttagttgctggctggggctaaaccatgacaaggagATGGGTATCTTGCATCCCggtagcttttttttcttctaacgtATTGAACCTTTGGGTAACACCATCCCTCATTGTTTATGTAACTCCaatttttactgttattaaatCCAACTAGAAGAGAACACTATCCTGATGTTCCAAATACAGTTTGAAGCAGAGTCCTGGCAGTGCCCGGACTGTTTCAGATGTACACACGCGTACAAGATGATGACCTAACATGCTCTTCATGAGGAGTTCGTATTAGAGACACCCACAAAAATAACGTAGCTGTAGCATCTTCTTTCCATTTACCCATCCAGATTCTTTCACCATGCTGAAGCAagagtttgttgtttgttttttttttaatccacct from Mycteria americana isolate JAX WOST 10 ecotype Jacksonville Zoo and Gardens chromosome 12, USCA_MyAme_1.0, whole genome shotgun sequence encodes the following:
- the NSMCE1 gene encoding non-structural maintenance of chromosomes element 1 homolog, yielding MAGGGSDHRAVERGGQRRCRPAAFEAWWNIAMAAQMTDAHRRFLQVLMSHGIMEGSEARKLHRRCCEIHKVYYAHDKLDDFVSTINSHLQPLFMQIRKGMSESDGRAHYALVNLAETEITKMASDYTENELELFRKTMDLIILSENGFASSTDILNLADQLKTKKMKKKEVEQVLKVFVEDKWLSERNGEYTLHTRCIIEMEQYILSNYQDMARKCNICHSLVIQSQVCESCGIGMHLPCVRKYFRAQTEPRCPQCNDFWSCDIPGMSRIDSQSPSKTGRAEKSFTLSTRRC